A stretch of the Salminus brasiliensis chromosome 19, fSalBra1.hap2, whole genome shotgun sequence genome encodes the following:
- the tent5d gene encoding uncharacterized protein tent5d, which yields MTELKDDRRFHNLTQEQVETLDQVLTEVIPIHGRGNFPTLEIKPKDIIHVVRERLVSKNIKVRDVRLNGSTASHVLVKENGTSYKDLDIIFGVELPKQEDFQIIKEVVLGCLLDFLPRGVNKDKITALTMKEAYVQKMVKVFTEHDRWSLISLSNNSGKNVELKFVSSLRRQFEFSVDSFQIILDTMLESYLEAERREAAQRKEKEQDASLIPSTDSQSGLLNEQSTSAGTESHSESDIDMSGEMPSFPDRVCHSETVTMEDQYKPSTEETSLEKIHSEEIEELSGSITMTETVDDVSEQSDIRTLTKETDESHENEFECKEEMPDLYLSGDNIDIHIETEQVVNVTSKNINESDKQTDALMEGPKEIENVLLAESTLCPNSLVSSNVEYAPKMEQTDTIHEPMQTTEKAPEPMVLTEQCSFQSPHITFQTQAAVDTNNEYPLPPPAKKTSRSSQMVVLKHSSPKPPRKMSRKATCVPHSTEKSVSKDSTIKPSQPISHSLNGSDPKESMPMQVELPGLSTNCFDSSASHDKDSMLRLLDISTPAFSVATQENDKHSDETLSGLVGLSPDESIQNQIQSSEPETGETTILSPLPKTFSYPKDQNVKTQPHIEKVTKKQKPIIQVNSQPIVQVDDSPFLSPNFSHKEETELAAQTAECAQEYKESPETVIQTTLVTPLSTNLTIDSEEVKTTPQGLELPVIPTQVPETSISCVQPQEPTVQCTQTLESSVLMTKILEPPILIPQVQDSSVFSMEIPESPEQSSCLLEPAIPSSENQGYSVWPSTALESSTLSSEESVSSVVSLQGLEPPEVLTQIVGPSVESLQAVHPSISLSNITSMSPSKDQESPFKPALETLVETTQSPIPSLDSEAKEPLLSHREVPSVTVVAESMYGDFEQAMDHLRYRLIATRNPEEIRGGGLLKYSNLLVRDFKPASETEIKTLERYMCSRFFIDFPDVNEQQRKIESYLRNHFIGEEKSKYDYLMTLRRVVNESTVCLMGHERRQTLNMITILALKVLGEQNIIPNTNNVTCYYQPAPYMADHNFSNYYIANGQSPLIYHPYPLHIHMQTGLV from the coding sequence ATGACGGAGCTGAAGGACGACCGGCGATTCCATAATCTAACGCAGGAGCAAGTGGAGACTCTGGATCAGGTTCTCACAGAGGTCATTCCCATTCACGGAAGGGGCAATTTCCCCACCCTGGAGATTAAGCCCAAGGACATCATCCATGTTGTGAGAGAACGTCTGGTTTCCAAAAACATCAAGGTGAGGGACGTCCGTCTCAACGGCTCCACAGCAAGTCACGTGCTAGTCAAAGAGAATGGCACTAGCTACAAGGACTTAGACATCATCTTTGGTGTGGAGCTTCCTAAACAGGAAGACTTCCAGATCATAAAGGAAGTGGTCCTGGGCTGCCTTCTGGACTTTCTGCCTCGAGGAGTCAACAAGGACAAAATCACAGCTCTCACTATGAAAGAAGCTTACGTGCAGAAAATGGTCAAAGTCTTCACTGAGCATGACCGATGGAGCCTCATCTCACTCTCCAACAACAGCGGTAAAAACGTGGAGCTCAAGTTTGTCAGCTCTTTGCGGCGGCAGTTTGAATTTAGCGTCGACTCTTTCCAGATCATCCTGGATACTATGTTAGAGTCCTACCTGGAGGCAGAGAGAAGGGAGGCTGCACAACGCAAGGAGAAGGAACAGGATGCTTCCTTGATTCCGAGTACTGACTCTCAGTCAGGTTTATTAAATGAGCAAAGCACCTCTGCTGGAACAGAAAGCCACAGTGAATCAGATATCGACATGTCAGGTGAAATGCCCAGTTTCCCTGACCGTGTCTGTCACAGTGAAACAGTCACGATGGAGGACCAATACAAGCCTTCCACAGAAGAAACAAGTCTTGAAAAAATCCATAGTGAAGAAATTGAAGAGCTGAGTGGATCCATAACAATGACTGAAACTGTAGATGATGTATCAGAACAGTCTGACATACGAACACTTACAAAAGAAACAGATGAGAGTCATGAAAATGAGTTTGAATGCAAAGAAGAAATGCCAGACCTCTATTTAAGTGGAGACAACATTGACATACACATAGAAACTGAACAGGTGGTCAATGTAACGAGTAAAAACATTAATGAGagtgacaaacaaacagatgctCTTATGGAGGGTCCTAAGGAGATTGAAAATGTGTTGCTTGCAGAGTCAACCCTTTGTCCAAACTCTTTAGTGTCATCCAATGTTGAATATGCACCTAAAATGGAGCAGACAGACACAATACATGAGCCAATGCAGACTACCGAAAAAGCACCTGAACCTATGGTTCTTACTGAACAATGTTCATTCCAGTCTCCTCATATCACCTTTCAAACCCAGGCAGCAGTAGATACAAATAATGAGTACCCTTTACCACCTCCTGCCAAGAAAACTAGCCGGAGTTCACAAATGGTTGTCCTTAAGCATTCCTCACCAAAACCCCCCAGGAAAATGTCTAGAAAGGCGACTTGTGTGCCGCATTCAACAGAAAAGTCAGTGTCGAAAGACTCAACAATTAAACCTTCTCAGCCTATCAGCCATTCACTTAATGGAAGTGACCCAAAAGAATCAATGCCTATGCAAGTTGAATTGCCAGGTCTTTCCACAAACTGCTTTGACTCCAGTGCCTCGCATGACAAAGACTCTATGCTTAGATTATTAGACATATCCACCCCAGCCTTTAGTGTTGCCACCCAGGAGAATGATAAACACTCAGATGAGACACTTTCTGGTCTGGTAGGTTTGTCTCCAGATGAAAGTATTCAAAATCAAATACAGTCTTCAGAGCCAGAGACTGGTGAAACTACAATTCTAAGCCCTTTGCCCAAAACCTTTAGTTACCCAAAGGACCAAAATGTAAAGACCCAGCCTCACATTGAGAAAgtgacaaaaaaacagaaaccaaTTATTCAGGTCAATTCACAACCCATAGTTCAGGTAGACGATAGCCCTTTTCTCAGTCCAAACTTTTCCCATAAAGAAGAGACTGAGCTTGCTGCCCAAACTGCGGAGTGTGCTCAAGAATATAAAGAGTCCCCAGAAACTGTCATCCAGACTACGTTAGTGACACCCCTATCTACAAATCTTACCATTGATTCAGAGGAAGTAAAAACTACTCCCCAGGGCTTGGAGCTTCCTGTTATACCAACACAAGTTCCTGAAACCTCCATATCATGTGTGCAGCCTCAGGAACCTACTGTACAATGTACACAGACTCTAGAATCTTCAGTGTTAATGACAAAAATTCTAGAGCCACCTATATTAATACCACAGGTTCAAGACTCTTCTGTGTTTTCAATGGAAATTCCAGAATCACCCGAACAATCGTCATGTCTTCTAGAACCTGCCATACCTTCATCAGAAAACCAAGGGTATTCTGTATGGCCATCAACTGCTTTAGAATCTTCCACATTATCATCAGAGGAATCTGTGTCTTCTGTAGTATCCCTTCAAGGTCTGGAACCACCTGAAGTATTAACACAGATTGTGGGACCTTCTGTAGAATCACTGCAAGCTGTACATCCTTCCATATCACTGTCTAACATTACTTCCATGTCGCCATCTAAAGATCAAGAGTCTCCTTTTAAACCAGCGTTAGAGACTCTTGTAGAGACTACACAGAGTCCAATTCCATCTTTAGACTCTGAGGCAAAAGAGCCCCTGCTATCTCACAGAGAGGTGCCTTCTGTCACAGTGGTGGCAGAAAGCATGTACGGAGACTTTGAGCAGGCCATGGACCACTTGCGCTACAGGCTAATAGCAACACGCAATCCTGAGGAGATCCGGGGAGGTGGCCTGCTCAAGTACAGCAATCTTCTGGTACGGGACTTCAAGCCTGCCAGCGAGACAGAAATTAAAACGTTAGAACGTTACATGTGCTCTCGTTTCTTCATTGACTTTCCAGACGTGAACGAGCAGCAGAGGAAGATTGAGTCTTATCTGCGCAACCACTTCATTGGTGAGGAGAAGAGCAAGTACGATTACTTGATGACGCTACGGCGGGTGGTCAATGAGAGCACCGTGTGCCTGATGGGCCATGAGCGACGACAGACTCTCAACATGATTACCATCCTGGCTCTTAAGGTCCTGGGGGAGCAGAACATCATCCCCAACACCAACAACGTCACCTGCTACTACCAGCCTGCTCCATATATGGCCGACCACAACTTCAGCAACTACTATATTGCCAATGGACAGTCCCCACTTATATATCATCCCTATCctctacacatacacatgcagacGGGACTGGTTTAG
- the LOC140541165 gene encoding charged multivesicular body protein 1b-like isoform X1 codes for MSSMEKHLFNLKFAAKELERNAKKCDKEEKAEKAKVKKAIQKGNMEVARIHAENAIRQKNQSINFLRMSARVDAVATRVQTAVTMNKVTKSMAGVVKSMDSTLKSMNLEKISALMDKFECQFETLDVQTAQMEDTMGNTTTLTTPQNEVESLMHEMADEAGLDLNMELPQEQTGSIGTSVASAEQIPDHGKMCINGIRAYFLLLAKQALSRLHHSR; via the exons ATGTCCAGTATGGAAA AGCATCTTTTCAACCTCAAGTTTGCGGCCAAAGAACTGGAACGGAATGCAAAGAAAtgtgacaaagaagaaaaagctgaAAAAGCCAAAGTGAAAAAG GCTATCCAGAAAGGCAATATGGAAGTAGCACGGATACATGCAGAAAATGCAATTCGTCAGAAGAACCAGTCCATCAACTTCTTGCGGATGAGTGCTCGTGTGGATGCAGTGGCTACCCGTGTCCAGACTGCAGTAACAATGAATAAG GTCACCAAATCCATGGCAGGTGTGGTTAAGTCTATGGATTCCACTCTGAAAAGCATGAACTTGGAAAAG ATTTCAGCTCTTATGGACAAGTTTGAGTGTCAGTTTGAAACGCTGGATGTTCAGACAGCACAAATGGAGGACACTATGGGCAACACCACCACATTAACCACGCCCCAG AATGAAGTGGAGTCTCTAATGCATGAGATGGCAGATGAAGCTGG GTTGGATCTGAATATGGAGCTTCCTCAGGAACAGACAGGCTCTATTGGCACTAGTGTAGCATCAGCTGAACAG ATTCCTGACCATGGAAAGATGTGTATTAATGGGATTAGAGCTTATTTCCTTCTTCTTGCCAAGCAGGCACTTAGCCGGTTGCATCACTCTAGATGA
- the LOC140541165 gene encoding charged multivesicular body protein 1b-like isoform X2, whose amino-acid sequence MSSMEKHLFNLKFAAKELERNAKKCDKEEKAEKAKVKKAIQKGNMEVARIHAENAIRQKNQSINFLRMSARVDAVATRVQTAVTMNKVTKSMAGVVKSMDSTLKSMNLEKISALMDKFECQFETLDVQTAQMEDTMGNTTTLTTPQNEVESLMHEMADEAGLDLNMELPQEQTGSIGTSVASAEQDELSRRLARLRDQI is encoded by the exons ATGTCCAGTATGGAAA AGCATCTTTTCAACCTCAAGTTTGCGGCCAAAGAACTGGAACGGAATGCAAAGAAAtgtgacaaagaagaaaaagctgaAAAAGCCAAAGTGAAAAAG GCTATCCAGAAAGGCAATATGGAAGTAGCACGGATACATGCAGAAAATGCAATTCGTCAGAAGAACCAGTCCATCAACTTCTTGCGGATGAGTGCTCGTGTGGATGCAGTGGCTACCCGTGTCCAGACTGCAGTAACAATGAATAAG GTCACCAAATCCATGGCAGGTGTGGTTAAGTCTATGGATTCCACTCTGAAAAGCATGAACTTGGAAAAG ATTTCAGCTCTTATGGACAAGTTTGAGTGTCAGTTTGAAACGCTGGATGTTCAGACAGCACAAATGGAGGACACTATGGGCAACACCACCACATTAACCACGCCCCAG AATGAAGTGGAGTCTCTAATGCATGAGATGGCAGATGAAGCTGG GTTGGATCTGAATATGGAGCTTCCTCAGGAACAGACAGGCTCTATTGGCACTAGTGTAGCATCAGCTGAACAG
- the LOC140541165 gene encoding charged multivesicular body protein 1b-like isoform X3: protein MEVARIHAENAIRQKNQSINFLRMSARVDAVATRVQTAVTMNKVTKSMAGVVKSMDSTLKSMNLEKISALMDKFECQFETLDVQTAQMEDTMGNTTTLTTPQNEVESLMHEMADEAGLDLNMELPQEQTGSIGTSVASAEQIPDHGKMCINGIRAYFLLLAKQALSRLHHSR from the exons ATGGAAGTAGCACGGATACATGCAGAAAATGCAATTCGTCAGAAGAACCAGTCCATCAACTTCTTGCGGATGAGTGCTCGTGTGGATGCAGTGGCTACCCGTGTCCAGACTGCAGTAACAATGAATAAG GTCACCAAATCCATGGCAGGTGTGGTTAAGTCTATGGATTCCACTCTGAAAAGCATGAACTTGGAAAAG ATTTCAGCTCTTATGGACAAGTTTGAGTGTCAGTTTGAAACGCTGGATGTTCAGACAGCACAAATGGAGGACACTATGGGCAACACCACCACATTAACCACGCCCCAG AATGAAGTGGAGTCTCTAATGCATGAGATGGCAGATGAAGCTGG GTTGGATCTGAATATGGAGCTTCCTCAGGAACAGACAGGCTCTATTGGCACTAGTGTAGCATCAGCTGAACAG ATTCCTGACCATGGAAAGATGTGTATTAATGGGATTAGAGCTTATTTCCTTCTTCTTGCCAAGCAGGCACTTAGCCGGTTGCATCACTCTAGATGA